In one Rhodothermales bacterium genomic region, the following are encoded:
- a CDS encoding DM13 domain-containing protein, with protein sequence MPTRHIPRWLVSALLPLCLLAGCIGTDFLNEAIEFADPYIALTPVTEAIVVGETLAYEATYFDSTGAAVSAPIVWTVSDVTVATIGENGVATGVGTGQARIVATAHGIQSDEALLTVVGDPNEVAEVRINQADTSVTVGRGLRFTAQVFNVLDEALTGLTVEWRTSDTAIATIDASGNVLGIAPGAVAIVATVDGVESAPAQLAVLAPSRSGSFQPRPGTGYNVAGAAFLEPRPEGGLQLRFGDTFVSSNGPDLYVYLSSASSVNAGSLEVGALQSTRGAQTYVLPAGTTISDFDYVIIHCKPFNVTFGFARL encoded by the coding sequence ATGCCTACACGTCACATTCCCCGCTGGTTGGTATCAGCACTGTTGCCGCTATGCCTCCTGGCCGGCTGCATCGGCACCGACTTCCTCAACGAGGCGATCGAGTTCGCCGACCCATACATCGCCCTGACCCCCGTCACAGAGGCCATCGTAGTCGGGGAGACGCTCGCGTATGAGGCTACCTATTTCGACAGCACCGGTGCGGCTGTTTCGGCGCCGATCGTCTGGACGGTTTCCGATGTTACCGTGGCCACCATCGGCGAAAACGGGGTCGCCACGGGCGTCGGAACGGGGCAGGCGCGGATCGTTGCCACGGCGCATGGCATTCAGAGCGACGAAGCGCTGCTGACGGTCGTCGGCGATCCGAATGAAGTGGCGGAGGTGCGTATTAATCAGGCCGATACAAGCGTGACGGTCGGAAGAGGACTGCGCTTCACGGCCCAGGTGTTTAACGTGCTCGACGAGGCGCTCACCGGCCTTACGGTCGAGTGGCGCACATCCGACACGGCCATCGCCACGATCGACGCTTCCGGAAACGTGCTTGGCATCGCGCCCGGCGCCGTCGCCATCGTGGCCACGGTCGATGGCGTCGAGAGCGCGCCGGCGCAGCTCGCGGTGCTGGCACCCTCTCGCAGTGGCAGCTTCCAGCCCCGGCCGGGCACGGGATACAATGTAGCCGGGGCCGCCTTCCTGGAACCACGACCAGAAGGCGGGTTGCAACTCCGCTTCGGCGATACCTTTGTGAGCAGCAACGGCCCCGATTTGTACGTCTACCTCTCGTCCGCCAGTTCGGTGAATGCCGGCAGCCTGGAAGTGGGCGCGCTGCAGTCGACCCGCGGCGCGCAGACGTACGTGCTGCCTGCGGGCACCACCATCTCCGATTTCGACTATGTGATCATCCACTGCAAACCATTTAACGTGACCTTCGGGTTTGCGCGGTTGTAG